The stretch of DNA GTTTTCCGCCACGACGATGGCGTTGTCGGTCATCATCGCCCCGGAAAACCCGGACTCTTTCAGGATGCCGACGACCCGCAGACTCCGTCCGCCCTCAGAACCAAGAACGATCCGGCTCCCGACGCGCATGTCGTACTCCCTCGCCAGGGCCGGGCCGACGAGAGCGCCTTCGCCGCCGCGGACAGACACCCCCCGATCGACCTCGGCGATCTCCCCGATGTCGCCGGGGTCGAGGCCGTATACGCTTGCATACCCGTCCTCCGAGCCGACGGCGATCCGGTCGGAGCCCGACATGATCGGGATCACCGGGTTTGTCCCGGCCGAGAGTTTGATGTCCCGGAGCTGCCGCTCGGTGATCCCCTCGTCGCTCCCCGTGGTCATATACGGGTAGACGACAAGGGTGTTCGCGCCCTCCGAGAGCTGGGACGAGACAGAGAGCTGGAGGGTCGAGCCCATCATCCCCATCGCCGTGATCGCCAGCACGCCGATGACGATCCCGACGGCCGCCAGGAGAGAGCGGAGAAAGTGGAGCCTGACGTTCCGCGTCGCAAGGTCGAAGAGGATCCTGGAGAAGATCATCGGGCGATCCTCCCGTCAGAGATGGTGACGACCCGGTCGGCATATGCGGCCGTTCTGGCGTCATGGGTGACCATCACGATCGTCCGCCCCTCCTGGTGGAGATCGGCCAGCAGGTCCATGATCTGCGTCCCGGTCTTTGAGTCCAGGTTCCCGGTGGGTTCGTCGGCGAGCAGGATCCGTGGATTGTTTGCAAGCGCCCGCGCGATCGCCACCCGCTGCTGCTGCCCGCCAGAGAGTTCGGGGGGCGTGTGGGTGATCATCTCCCCCTCGAGCCCCACCTTCCGCAGGAGCTCGGCCGGGCGGCCCGAGACATCGCGGCGCCGGTGCTTCATGATCAGGGGGAGTTCGACGTTCTCGTAGGCGGTGAGCAGGGGGATGAGGTTGAACTTCTGGAAGATGAACCCGATCGCGTCCCGCCTGAGGTTGGTGAGCTCGATGTCGCTGAGATCCCGAACGTCGGTGCCGTCGATGAGGAGGCGGCCCGAGGTCGGGACGTCCAGGCAGCCGAGCTGGTTGAGAAGGGTGGACTTGCCCGAGCCCGAGGCGCCCATGATCGCCACGAACTCGCCCTCCTCGATCGAGAGCGTGACGCCGTTCAGCGCCACCACGTCCCCTGCAGGGCGGGGATAGACCTTCCTGACCTCTTCGAGTCTGATGACCGGTGCGTCCATGTGATTCTGTTATCTCCCAACATACCCGGCACGCTGCACGAAGATTATGCCTAACAGTTCTTTACCCCGGCGCCAATATACCTGACGTTCGGACCCTCAGGATAGATAGATATGCCCGGCGGAAGAGTGATCTGATCGATGTTTATCCTCTCCCACCTGGTCGCCGGCATCATCGTCGGGATCATCCTCGCGCGGGCCTTCCACGACCGCCGGGCGATCCCGGCCGCTGCCTTCGGGGCCCTCCTCCCCGACATCATCGACAAGCCCCTGGGCCATATCTTTCTCGCCAGTTCCCTGGGTTACGGGAGGATCTACTCGCACACGCTTCTCTTCCTCACCATTGCCACCCTGATCGGGATCGTGATCTTCTGGCGCTACCGCAGCATCCTCGCGCTCGCGGCGGCGGCCGGAATCGCCTCCCACCAGGTCCTGGACGCGATGTGGCGGGAGCCTGTGAACTGGCTCTATCCCATGTTCGGCCCGTTCACCAGGGGGAGCGGGGGCCGGTCCTTTTTCGACCTCGTCATGTCTGAGCTGGCCGAGCCCACCGAATGGATCCTCTTCGCCGCCGTCCTCCTCCTCGGCCTGGCGTTGCTGTACCAGGAGAGGCACGAGACGGTCAGGGCGCGGTTTGCCCCCCTGCTGGAGAAAGCCCTGCTCGTCCTGGGGATCCTTCTGCTGGCCGCGGGGCTCTGGGTCGCCGGGTGCGCCTTCCTGAATCTTTCCTGCCCCCTCACCGGGCTGCGGAGTCCTGAGGATCATCTCATCTGTGGCTTTGTGATCATGCTCGCCGGCATTGCGGCGCTCTCCTGCAGGAAACCACAGTAACGGGTCCCATTACTTCGCTAAAATGTTTGAGACAGCCATCAGAAGATCAAACCATCAACGTCCCTTCGCGTATCTTCGCGGACTATAGCGTGAGTTTTCAGCACTGGGTGTGATAGAGCCTCACGCGAAGCCGCGAAGTCCGTGTGCTGCTAAATCCGTTTTGAGTC from Methanofollis liminatans DSM 4140 encodes:
- a CDS encoding ABC transporter permease produces the protein MIFSRILFDLATRNVRLHFLRSLLAAVGIVIGVLAITAMGMMGSTLQLSVSSQLSEGANTLVVYPYMTTGSDEGITERQLRDIKLSAGTNPVIPIMSGSDRIAVGSEDGYASVYGLDPGDIGEIAEVDRGVSVRGGEGALVGPALAREYDMRVGSRIVLGSEGGRSLRVVGILKESGFSGAMMTDNAIVVAENTFTSIYGDKGYSMVQIVVKDLSAIDRVKESIESKMNRREDTVTVWDSRAFLDMVNQALGSISLFVMAIGGISLIVAAVSIFNVMLMSVSERIKEIGILRSIGVQKHEISLIFLYEAVILGVAGSFVGALVSLLGGYLLISFMFGDTTFFFAPQTLVYIPVGMGIGIGVCLLSGVYPALRAARLNPIEALGAE
- a CDS encoding metal-dependent hydrolase, with product MFILSHLVAGIIVGIILARAFHDRRAIPAAAFGALLPDIIDKPLGHIFLASSLGYGRIYSHTLLFLTIATLIGIVIFWRYRSILALAAAAGIASHQVLDAMWREPVNWLYPMFGPFTRGSGGRSFFDLVMSELAEPTEWILFAAVLLLGLALLYQERHETVRARFAPLLEKALLVLGILLLAAGLWVAGCAFLNLSCPLTGLRSPEDHLICGFVIMLAGIAALSCRKPQ
- a CDS encoding ABC transporter ATP-binding protein gives rise to the protein MDAPVIRLEEVRKVYPRPAGDVVALNGVTLSIEEGEFVAIMGASGSGKSTLLNQLGCLDVPTSGRLLIDGTDVRDLSDIELTNLRRDAIGFIFQKFNLIPLLTAYENVELPLIMKHRRRDVSGRPAELLRKVGLEGEMITHTPPELSGGQQQRVAIARALANNPRILLADEPTGNLDSKTGTQIMDLLADLHQEGRTIVMVTHDARTAAYADRVVTISDGRIAR